In Acinetobacter piscicola, a single window of DNA contains:
- a CDS encoding zinc-ribbon domain-containing protein, with translation MMFFIFGISPKTIKTDQGQFLCPVCKIHTTYEIQTQRSYFSLFFIRIFPVSKPKQNALVCQNCGTHMPKMVLEH, from the coding sequence ATGATGTTCTTTATCTTTGGAATCTCGCCCAAAACCATCAAAACCGATCAAGGACAATTTCTCTGTCCCGTGTGTAAGATACATACTACTTATGAAATACAGACTCAACGCAGCTATTTTTCATTATTTTTTATTCGAATTTTTCCTGTGTCCAAGCCCAAACAAAACGCTTTAGTGTGTCAAAATTGTGGTACGCATATGCCAAAAATGGTGCTAGAACATTAA
- the gluQRS gene encoding tRNA glutamyl-Q(34) synthetase GluQRS, whose amino-acid sequence MLFNNPPLTPPLKKEADNRMAYVGRFAPSPTGPLHFGSLITTVASYCDAKAHHGQWIVRIEDTDIPRIYPNSEQHILQCLDAFEFESDVKIIYQKDRLDIYEAVIGQLKQKNLVYACECTRKILGSNHIYAGTCREKGLAFQDQAIRIKVSDSIICFTDHLQGQHCSNLQKDLGDFVLKRRDGIINYQLAVVVDDYLQGVTHVVRGADLLDNTERQIWLRQCLGYPQLQYLHLPLAMNDQGQKLSKQNLAQALDIQQAPQLLQQAISALGQLPVDLDQPHKMLAQASAQWDVQRIPKGTEIQGIFK is encoded by the coding sequence ATGCTATTCAATAATCCTCCCCTAACCCCTCCTTTAAAAAAGGAGGCGGATAATAGGATGGCTTATGTGGGTCGGTTTGCACCATCGCCAACCGGCCCTTTGCATTTTGGGTCACTTATTACCACAGTTGCGAGTTACTGCGATGCCAAAGCACACCATGGTCAGTGGATCGTCCGTATTGAAGATACAGATATTCCACGGATCTATCCCAACAGTGAACAACATATTCTGCAATGCTTAGACGCTTTTGAATTTGAGTCTGATGTAAAGATCATTTATCAAAAAGATCGTTTAGATATTTATGAAGCTGTTATTGGACAACTTAAACAAAAAAACCTGGTTTATGCCTGTGAATGTACTCGCAAAATATTGGGTTCCAATCATATCTATGCAGGCACTTGTCGAGAAAAAGGTTTAGCTTTCCAAGATCAAGCCATTCGGATCAAAGTTTCAGATTCAATCATTTGTTTTACAGATCACTTACAAGGTCAGCATTGTTCAAATCTTCAAAAGGATTTAGGTGATTTTGTTTTAAAACGTCGTGATGGCATCATTAATTATCAACTCGCCGTAGTCGTCGATGATTATTTGCAAGGTGTCACCCATGTGGTACGTGGTGCCGACCTTTTAGATAATACTGAACGGCAAATCTGGCTAAGACAATGTCTTGGCTATCCGCAATTACAATACCTGCATCTGCCTTTAGCAATGAATGACCAAGGGCAAAAACTGTCTAAGCAAAATTTAGCCCAAGCACTCGATATTCAGCAAGCACCACAACTCCTACAACAGGCAATTTCTGCCTTAGGTCAATTACCTGTAGATCTAGACCAACCCCATAAAATGCTCGCTCAAGCAAGCGCACAATGGGATGTGCAACGTATTCCGAAAGGTACTGAGATTCAAGGCATTTTCAAATAA
- the dksA gene encoding RNA polymerase-binding protein DksA — MANDNQNQVLDEQTDVLDDKSVKRVRKTKPKATEGGSTASLFGIEPYQPKKNEEYMSEGQLEHFRSILLAWKAELMSEVDRTLNTMQDESSSLPDVNDRATQEEEFAIELRTRDRERKLIRKIEQSIEAIKNDDYGFCETCGIEIGLRRLEARPTATLCIDCKTLAEIKEKQNNG; from the coding sequence ATGGCGAATGACAACCAAAACCAAGTCTTGGACGAACAAACCGATGTTTTGGACGACAAGTCTGTAAAACGTGTACGTAAAACCAAGCCCAAAGCGACTGAAGGCGGGAGCACTGCAAGTCTTTTTGGTATTGAGCCTTATCAGCCTAAGAAAAATGAAGAATATATGTCTGAAGGGCAACTTGAGCATTTCCGCAGTATTTTACTTGCATGGAAAGCTGAGTTAATGTCTGAAGTAGACCGTACTTTAAATACCATGCAAGATGAGTCTTCTTCTTTACCTGACGTCAATGACCGTGCAACACAAGAAGAAGAATTTGCTATTGAACTGCGTACCCGTGACCGTGAGCGTAAATTGATTCGTAAAATTGAGCAATCAATTGAAGCGATTAAAAATGATGATTATGGTTTCTGTGAAACTTGTGGGATCGAAATTGGTTTACGTCGTTTAGAAGCACGTCCAACTGCCACTTTATGTATCGACTGTAAAACGCTTGCAGAAATCAAAGAGAAGCAGAATAACGGTTAA